The following coding sequences lie in one Mucilaginibacter sp. KACC 22773 genomic window:
- a CDS encoding M1 family metallopeptidase, with translation MTDLKLLSTLLLSAALSATFTSSQAQQAAQPEDPALKIYRETPRKVNDLVHTKLDVKFDYKKRYMYGKEWVTLKPHFYPTDTLRLDAKGMDLKTIAVVKNGKNVPLKFTYQDSLTVAIKLDKVYRNNESYTVYIDYTAKPNELKVKGSAAINDAKGLYFINPDGTEKDKPTQIWTQGETESSSTWFPTIDKPSQKTTGEISMTVLSKYVTLSNGKLVSQKNNADGTRTDTWKQDLPHSPYLFMMAVGDFKIFKDKWRNKEVNYYLEPKYAPYAKEIFGMTPEAIEFYSKTLGVDYPWYKYSQIVVRDYVSGAMENTSATLHGAYVQGTHRELLDAYYDDGRSTIVHELFHQWFGDYVTAESWSNLTVNESFANFSETLWAEHKYGHDVADEHNYIDMQNYFRSPDARTKNLVRFHYADKEDVFDVVTYQKGGRILNMLRNYLGNEAFYKGLNIYLTTNAFKNGEAQQLRLALEQASGLDLNWFFNQWYYGAGHPILDISYKWDDATKTQTVYLQQSQDGQIFKLPMAIDIYTGGKKTRHKVWMNNQNDTLTFKLASKPDLVNVDGDKILLTKKTDHKTLQEFAFQYFNAPLYLDRLEAINAAADKQSEKDAQKVLIAALNDKYYGLRDKAIRTIKLDNDAIRNAAQPILARLAQTDNNTLVQAQAIAALGSLKASGNMNLFKQALGSQSYAVQGAALNAINLLDPALAMNLAKNYEADNKGGLTAAMMNVYATSGTDAQWTFVYKQFDEAAPQAKYNALDKFSAMAGRVQKPEYAQQGISQIKDFGIKYKPQGIADPAIKFITDIKEKRAQMHDDATVKVADDAIKQINDAK, from the coding sequence ATGACTGATTTGAAACTATTATCTACACTACTGCTTTCCGCGGCTTTGTCTGCCACGTTTACATCATCCCAGGCCCAGCAAGCGGCCCAACCCGAAGATCCCGCCCTTAAAATTTACCGCGAAACACCCCGTAAGGTAAACGATTTGGTGCACACCAAATTGGATGTTAAGTTCGATTACAAAAAACGCTATATGTACGGCAAGGAATGGGTTACGTTAAAACCACATTTTTATCCTACCGATACGCTCCGTTTAGATGCCAAAGGCATGGACTTAAAAACAATTGCCGTCGTAAAAAACGGTAAAAACGTGCCGCTGAAGTTTACTTATCAGGATAGCCTGACCGTGGCCATTAAACTGGATAAAGTTTACCGCAACAACGAAAGCTATACTGTTTACATTGATTACACTGCCAAACCCAATGAGCTTAAAGTAAAAGGCAGCGCAGCTATTAACGATGCCAAAGGGTTATATTTTATTAACCCGGATGGTACAGAAAAAGATAAGCCAACCCAGATATGGACGCAAGGCGAAACTGAAAGTTCATCGACATGGTTCCCTACCATTGATAAACCAAGCCAAAAAACTACCGGAGAGATTAGCATGACCGTGCTGTCCAAATACGTAACCCTATCAAACGGCAAACTGGTATCGCAAAAAAACAACGCCGATGGCACCCGCACCGATACCTGGAAACAAGATTTGCCGCACTCGCCATACCTGTTTATGATGGCCGTTGGCGATTTTAAGATATTTAAGGATAAATGGCGCAACAAAGAGGTAAACTATTACCTGGAGCCAAAGTACGCGCCATACGCTAAGGAGATTTTTGGGATGACACCCGAAGCTATCGAGTTTTACTCCAAAACTTTGGGGGTAGATTATCCCTGGTATAAGTACTCGCAAATTGTGGTGCGCGATTATGTAAGCGGTGCGATGGAAAACACCTCGGCTACCCTGCATGGCGCTTATGTGCAAGGCACCCACCGCGAACTGTTAGATGCTTACTATGACGATGGCCGCAGCACCATCGTGCATGAGCTTTTTCACCAATGGTTTGGTGATTATGTGACTGCCGAAAGCTGGAGCAACCTAACGGTAAACGAATCATTTGCCAACTTTAGCGAAACCCTTTGGGCCGAACATAAATACGGCCATGATGTAGCCGACGAGCATAACTATATTGATATGCAAAACTACTTCCGGTCGCCAGATGCACGTACCAAAAACCTGGTGCGCTTTCATTATGCCGATAAGGAGGATGTATTTGATGTGGTTACCTATCAAAAAGGCGGTCGCATATTAAATATGCTGCGCAACTATTTAGGCAACGAAGCTTTTTATAAAGGTCTGAATATTTACCTGACCACCAATGCCTTTAAAAATGGCGAAGCCCAGCAATTGCGCTTAGCCCTTGAACAAGCCAGCGGGCTTGATTTGAATTGGTTTTTTAACCAATGGTATTATGGGGCAGGCCACCCGATACTGGATATCAGCTATAAATGGGACGATGCTACCAAAACACAAACCGTTTACCTGCAGCAGAGCCAGGACGGGCAGATATTTAAACTGCCAATGGCCATTGATATTTACACAGGCGGCAAAAAAACACGTCATAAAGTTTGGATGAACAATCAGAACGATACCCTTACTTTCAAACTGGCATCTAAACCCGACCTGGTAAATGTCGACGGTGATAAAATACTCTTAACCAAGAAGACTGACCATAAAACTTTGCAGGAATTTGCTTTCCAGTATTTTAACGCGCCGCTTTACCTGGATAGATTGGAAGCCATTAATGCAGCTGCCGATAAGCAAAGCGAAAAAGACGCGCAAAAAGTTCTGATTGCAGCATTGAACGATAAATATTATGGATTGCGGGATAAAGCCATCCGCACAATTAAGCTGGATAATGATGCCATCCGCAATGCGGCACAGCCTATTTTGGCCAGGTTGGCGCAAACAGATAATAATACATTGGTGCAGGCCCAGGCCATTGCCGCGTTGGGCAGCCTTAAAGCATCCGGTAATATGAATTTATTTAAACAGGCCTTAGGCAGTCAGTCATACGCTGTTCAGGGTGCTGCGTTAAACGCTATTAATTTGCTCGACCCGGCGTTGGCCATGAACCTGGCAAAAAATTATGAAGCCGATAACAAAGGCGGCCTTACTGCAGCCATGATGAATGTTTACGCTACCAGCGGCACGGATGCCCAATGGACATTTGTTTACAAGCAATTTGATGAAGCTGCACCGCAGGCTAAATATAATGCCCTCGATAAATTTAGCGCCATGGCAGGCCGTGTTCAAAAACCAGAATACGCCCAGCAAGGGATCAGTCAGATTAAAGATTTTGGCATAAAATATAAACCGCAGGGTATTGCCGATCCCGCTATCAAATTTATAACCGACATTAAAGAAAAGCGTGCGCAGATGCATGATGATGCAACTGTTAAAGTTGCGGACGATGCTATTAAACAGATCAACGACGCTAAATAG
- a CDS encoding BrxA/BrxB family bacilliredoxin — MYPEYLVAPMREDLTRVGFEELKDAEAVKNAIESEGTVFVMVNSVCGCAAANARPAARIAAANEKHPDKLVTVFAGMEKDAVDAARNYMLPYPPSSPAMALFKDGKLVHIIERYQIEGRPAQMIADNLIGAFEQYC, encoded by the coding sequence ATGTATCCAGAATATTTAGTTGCCCCCATGCGGGAAGATTTAACCAGGGTTGGTTTTGAGGAGTTGAAAGATGCCGAGGCAGTAAAAAACGCTATTGAAAGCGAAGGTACTGTATTTGTAATGGTAAACTCTGTATGTGGTTGCGCTGCCGCAAATGCCCGCCCAGCCGCCAGGATTGCTGCCGCAAATGAAAAACACCCCGACAAATTGGTTACCGTTTTTGCAGGGATGGAAAAAGACGCCGTAGACGCCGCACGTAACTATATGTTGCCTTACCCTCCGTCGTCTCCAGCTATGGCATTGTTTAAAGATGGTAAACTGGTGCACATTATTGAGCGCTACCAAATTGAAGGCCGCCCTGCCCAAATGATTGCCGATAACCTGATTGGCGCTTTTGAGCAATACTGCTAA
- a CDS encoding M23 family metallopeptidase has protein sequence MKQKTSDISTVVVINKNQQPTRSLQIKTKHLNNLKHYALGILSVVLVLVGGIIYLRWQNQQQEVEKQALMAQIVKLKGAVPAQVAAPAEAKQGSAQSYIQSIEGKLKTINDYLRRRGLKGFSTKGIGGDNNTEGKKLNDGEVYSLYNDYLNHLMGTIAFTPMGYPRISSFTSFFGYRSDPFDSASAEFHPGIDFKGKRGDEVKCTASGKVVFAGWAGGYGNCIRIQHINDIQTVYGHLSKIKVKVGQEVNLGDEIGLVGSTGHSTGAHLHYEVRRHGKPVNPVNFLTLNK, from the coding sequence ATGAAACAAAAGACATCTGATATCAGTACCGTTGTTGTTATTAATAAAAACCAGCAACCTACACGGTCTTTACAAATTAAAACAAAACACCTTAACAATCTTAAACATTACGCGCTTGGCATCCTTTCGGTTGTGCTGGTTTTGGTAGGAGGTATTATTTATTTAAGATGGCAAAACCAGCAACAGGAAGTTGAAAAGCAGGCGCTAATGGCCCAGATTGTAAAATTAAAAGGCGCCGTACCTGCGCAGGTTGCAGCGCCGGCCGAGGCTAAACAAGGCAGCGCGCAAAGCTATATCCAATCGATAGAAGGTAAGCTTAAAACAATCAACGATTACCTGCGCCGCCGTGGCTTAAAAGGTTTCAGCACCAAAGGCATTGGCGGTGATAACAATACAGAAGGTAAGAAGCTAAATGATGGCGAAGTATACTCGCTGTACAATGACTACCTTAACCACCTGATGGGAACCATTGCTTTTACCCCCATGGGTTACCCGCGCATCAGCTCATTCACCTCCTTTTTTGGCTACCGCAGCGACCCTTTCGATAGCGCAAGCGCCGAGTTTCATCCCGGGATTGATTTTAAGGGCAAACGTGGCGACGAGGTGAAATGTACTGCCAGCGGCAAGGTTGTTTTTGCCGGCTGGGCCGGCGGTTATGGCAACTGCATCCGCATTCAGCATATTAATGATATCCAGACCGTTTATGGGCACCTGTCTAAGATAAAAGTAAAAGTAGGACAGGAAGTAAACCTGGGCGATGAGATTGGCCTTGTTGGCTCAACTGGCCACTCAACGGGTGCACACCTGCACTACGAAGTGCGCAGGCACGGCAAACCCGTAAATCCGGTTAATTTTTTAACACTTAATAAGTAG
- a CDS encoding bactofilin family protein yields the protein MAIFGKKDKVSLDLQSISTLISEGCEIGGNFKAPAFARIDGQVTGDVTVDEGIILGEKGVVNGNINTKEIVVYGTVTGDIQTSSLEIRATGKITGTITTQTLLVETGGVYNGLLSMGVVEK from the coding sequence ATGGCTATTTTCGGTAAAAAAGACAAAGTATCGCTCGACCTGCAATCGATATCAACCCTCATTAGCGAAGGCTGCGAAATTGGTGGTAATTTTAAAGCCCCGGCGTTTGCCCGTATTGACGGACAGGTAACCGGCGACGTTACTGTTGACGAAGGTATTATCCTTGGCGAAAAAGGCGTTGTCAATGGCAATATCAATACCAAAGAGATTGTGGTTTACGGTACAGTTACCGGCGATATCCAGACCTCATCCCTTGAAATACGAGCCACCGGCAAAATCACCGGCACCATAACCACCCAAACCCTGCTGGTTGAAACCGGCGGCGTTTATAATGGGTTGTTAAGCATGGGGGTGGTGGAGAAGTAG
- the ahcY gene encoding adenosylhomocysteinase, translating to MSSVETAFVKYKVKDLSLAEWGRKEIELAEAEMPGLMALRQEYGPSQPLKGARIAGCLHMTIQTAVLIETLIALGAEVTWSSCNIFSTQDHAAAAIAAAGISVYAWKGMNAEEFDWCIEQTLWFGEDRKPLNMILDDGGDLTNMVLDRFPELIADIKGLSEETTTGVHRLYERMKAGTLPMPAINVNDSVTKSKFDNKYGCRESLVDAIRRATDVMMAGKVAVVCGYGDVGKGSADSLRNSGVRVIVTEIDPICALQAAMEGFEVKKLGTAIKEADIVVTATGNKNIVREEHFRALKDKAIVCNIGHFDNEIDMAWLNGAYGNTKIEIKPQVDKYTINGSDVIVLAEGRLVNLGCATGHPSFVMSNSFTNQTLAQLELWTNGAAYENKVYTLPKHLDEKVARLHLAKIGVELEVLDQDQAEYIGVTVDGPFKPEYYRY from the coding sequence ATGTCATCAGTAGAAACTGCTTTTGTTAAATACAAGGTAAAAGACCTTTCACTGGCCGAATGGGGCCGCAAGGAGATTGAACTGGCCGAGGCCGAAATGCCGGGCCTGATGGCTTTGCGCCAGGAGTACGGTCCAAGCCAGCCGTTAAAAGGTGCCCGTATTGCCGGCTGCCTGCACATGACCATCCAAACCGCTGTTTTAATTGAAACTTTAATTGCACTTGGCGCCGAAGTTACCTGGTCGTCATGTAATATATTCTCAACCCAGGATCATGCGGCTGCTGCTATTGCTGCTGCCGGTATTTCTGTTTACGCCTGGAAAGGTATGAACGCCGAAGAGTTTGACTGGTGTATTGAGCAAACCCTTTGGTTTGGCGAAGACCGCAAACCGCTGAACATGATATTAGACGATGGCGGCGATTTAACCAACATGGTGTTAGATCGTTTCCCTGAACTGATTGCTGATATTAAAGGTTTATCTGAAGAAACTACTACAGGTGTACACCGTTTATATGAGCGTATGAAAGCGGGTACATTACCAATGCCTGCAATTAACGTTAATGACTCGGTTACCAAATCGAAATTTGATAACAAATATGGTTGCCGCGAATCGCTGGTTGACGCCATCCGCCGCGCAACTGATGTAATGATGGCCGGTAAAGTAGCCGTTGTTTGTGGTTATGGCGACGTAGGTAAGGGTTCTGCAGATTCATTGCGTAACTCTGGTGTGCGTGTTATCGTTACCGAGATTGACCCTATCTGCGCATTACAGGCAGCTATGGAAGGTTTCGAGGTTAAAAAATTAGGTACTGCTATTAAAGAAGCTGATATTGTTGTTACTGCAACTGGTAACAAAAACATCGTTCGTGAAGAGCACTTCCGCGCTTTGAAAGATAAGGCAATTGTTTGTAACATCGGTCACTTTGATAACGAGATTGACATGGCCTGGTTAAACGGCGCTTATGGCAACACCAAAATCGAGATTAAACCACAGGTTGATAAATATACCATTAATGGCAGCGATGTTATCGTTTTAGCAGAAGGCCGCTTGGTTAACTTAGGTTGCGCAACAGGCCACCCAAGCTTTGTAATGAGTAACTCGTTCACTAACCAAACTTTGGCTCAGTTAGAGCTTTGGACAAACGGTGCCGCTTACGAAAACAAAGTGTACACCTTACCAAAACACCTTGACGAAAAAGTTGCCCGCTTACACCTTGCCAAAATTGGCGTTGAACTGGAAGTTTTAGACCAGGACCAGGCCGAATATATTGGCGTAACTGTTGATGGTCCGTTTAAACCGGAGTACTATCGTTACTAA